From the Pectobacterium carotovorum genome, one window contains:
- the mltF gene encoding membrane-bound lytic murein transglycosylase MltF, with product MTYKKTAVTDRQATRPPRDNYLKPLKLNYFFIGIITLLLALALWPSIPWRSSQDVQLRQILSRGELRISTVNSPLTYAMSNGSPTGLDYELAKRFADYLGVKLVVSSRKNLDELFDDLDGDDADLLAAGLIYNHERLERFRAGPTYYSISQQMVYRLGSPRPKTLDKLQGRLVVTSGSAHAATLRDLKAEKYPQLSWESASDQSTQELLKQVADGKLDYTLGDSVTIGLMQRIHPQLAVAFDLSDEEPVTWYMRRSHDDSLSAALLDFFSQIVEDGTLARLEEKYLGHVGEFDYVDTTTFLSAIDDTLPDLRPLFEKYATDIDWKLLAAISYQESHWNPLATSPTGVRGLMMLTRNTAESLNVTDRVDPEQSIRGGAQYMSHMMQKMPDTIPEDEKIWFALASYNMGYAHLLDARKLTEKQKGNPDSWVDVKMRLPMLSQKRYYTQTTYGYARGHEAYNYVENIRRYMVSLEGYLIEKEAKAQQQTQIAQGYPAVPVSKVPE from the coding sequence ATGACGTATAAAAAAACTGCCGTTACAGACAGACAGGCCACACGGCCGCCGAGAGATAACTATTTGAAGCCTTTAAAATTAAATTATTTTTTCATCGGGATTATCACGTTACTGCTGGCGTTAGCGCTATGGCCTAGCATTCCCTGGCGCAGCAGCCAGGATGTTCAGCTCAGGCAGATCCTCTCACGCGGTGAGTTGCGTATTAGCACCGTCAATTCACCGCTGACTTATGCAATGAGCAACGGATCCCCGACAGGTCTGGATTATGAACTGGCAAAACGTTTCGCCGATTACCTCGGCGTCAAGCTGGTGGTCTCGTCACGTAAGAACCTTGACGAACTGTTTGACGATCTGGACGGTGACGATGCAGACCTGCTGGCTGCCGGACTGATTTATAATCATGAACGTCTGGAACGCTTCCGTGCCGGCCCAACCTACTATTCCATTTCACAACAGATGGTCTACCGCCTTGGATCGCCTCGTCCGAAAACGCTGGACAAGCTGCAAGGCAGGCTCGTCGTTACATCCGGTTCCGCGCACGCGGCGACCCTGCGCGATCTAAAAGCAGAGAAATACCCGCAGCTCAGTTGGGAATCCGCCTCTGACCAGAGCACGCAGGAGTTACTGAAGCAGGTTGCCGACGGCAAGCTGGACTACACGCTGGGTGATTCGGTTACCATTGGCTTGATGCAGCGTATTCATCCGCAGCTCGCCGTCGCCTTCGATCTCAGCGACGAAGAACCCGTCACCTGGTATATGCGTCGTTCGCACGATGACAGCCTGTCTGCCGCGCTGCTGGATTTCTTCAGCCAAATTGTCGAAGACGGCACGCTTGCGCGTCTGGAAGAGAAATATCTTGGTCACGTTGGCGAGTTTGACTATGTCGATACCACCACGTTCCTGAGTGCAATTGATGACACGCTGCCGGATCTGCGCCCGCTGTTTGAAAAATACGCCACCGATATCGACTGGAAGCTCCTGGCCGCCATCTCCTATCAGGAGTCACACTGGAACCCGCTGGCGACCTCTCCTACTGGCGTGCGCGGGCTGATGATGCTCACGCGCAATACCGCAGAAAGCCTGAACGTCACCGATCGGGTCGACCCCGAGCAAAGTATTCGCGGCGGCGCGCAATATATGTCGCATATGATGCAGAAAATGCCGGACACCATCCCGGAAGATGAAAAAATCTGGTTTGCGCTGGCGTCCTACAACATGGGGTACGCCCATCTGCTTGACGCGCGTAAATTGACTGAAAAACAGAAAGGTAACCCCGACAGCTGGGTCGATGTGAAAATGCGCCTGCCGATGCTGAGCCAAAAGCGCTACTACACTCAAACCACCTACGGCTACGCGCGCGGACATGAAGCCTATAACTACGTGGAAAACATTCGGCGTTATATGGTGAGTCTGGAAGGTTACCTGATAGAAAAAGAAGCGAAAGCGCAGCAGCAGACCCAGATCGCACAAGGCTATCCGGCCGTGCCTGTCAGCAAGGTACCGGAATAA
- the tadA gene encoding tRNA adenosine(34) deaminase TadA — protein MSNVSNDEYWMRHALTLAQRAQDEGEVPVGAVLVLDNEAIGEGWNRPIGHHDPTAHAEIMALRQGGKVLQNYRLLDTTLYVTLEPCIMCAGAMIHSRIGRLVYGASDEKTGAAGSLVDILRHPGMNHQIMIESGILADECSATLSAFFRLRREQHKARRAAEKNEKNAAQE, from the coding sequence GTGAGTAACGTGAGTAACGATGAATACTGGATGCGCCATGCATTAACGCTGGCTCAGCGCGCTCAGGATGAAGGCGAAGTGCCGGTTGGCGCGGTGCTGGTGCTGGATAACGAAGCGATCGGCGAAGGGTGGAATCGGCCGATAGGGCATCACGATCCTACCGCGCACGCTGAGATTATGGCGCTGCGGCAGGGGGGGAAAGTGTTGCAGAACTATCGCCTGCTGGACACAACGCTGTATGTCACGCTGGAACCCTGCATTATGTGCGCAGGTGCGATGATACACAGCCGGATTGGCCGTCTGGTTTACGGTGCGTCAGATGAGAAAACGGGGGCGGCGGGGTCGCTGGTGGATATTCTGCGCCACCCCGGCATGAATCATCAGATTATGATTGAATCCGGTATTCTGGCTGATGAATGTTCTGCCACGCTCAGCGCCTTCTTTCGCCTGCGCCGTGAACAGCATAAAGCCCGTCGGGCGGCAGAAAAAAACGAGAAAAACGCCGCGCAGGAATAG
- the yfhb gene encoding phosphatidylglycerophosphatase C, translating to MSDKREQRIVFFDLDGTLHQQDMFGSFLRFLLRRLPLNLVLVIPLLPIIGLGLLIRGRAARRPMSWLLWAITFGRDEDELVQLEKQFVCEFRDDVIPFPQVQQRLKTYLEDSDAQVWLVTGSPQRLVEQVYYDSPFLPGVRLMGSQITRRYGGWVLTLRCLGHEKVVQMEQRLGAPLKLYSGYSDSKQDNPLLYFCEHRWRVTPEGSLQQLE from the coding sequence TTGAGTGATAAGCGAGAGCAACGCATTGTTTTTTTTGATCTGGATGGCACGTTGCATCAGCAGGACATGTTTGGCAGCTTTTTGCGCTTTTTACTTCGCCGGTTGCCGTTAAATCTGGTTCTGGTTATCCCGCTATTACCTATTATTGGTCTGGGATTATTGATTCGCGGTCGCGCGGCGCGGCGGCCGATGAGCTGGCTGCTGTGGGCGATTACGTTTGGGCGTGATGAAGATGAGCTGGTTCAGTTGGAAAAGCAGTTTGTCTGCGAGTTTCGCGATGATGTCATCCCGTTTCCGCAGGTTCAGCAGCGGCTGAAAACCTATCTTGAAGACAGCGATGCGCAGGTCTGGCTAGTGACCGGATCGCCGCAGCGGCTGGTGGAACAGGTCTATTACGATTCACCTTTCCTACCCGGCGTGCGCCTGATGGGGAGCCAGATTACGCGTCGCTACGGCGGTTGGGTATTGACGTTGCGCTGTCTGGGGCATGAAAAAGTCGTTCAGATGGAACAGCGGCTGGGCGCGCCGCTTAAACTTTACAGCGGCTACAGCGATAGCAAACAAGACAATCCGCTGCTCTATTTCTGCGAACACCGCTGGCGCGTCACCCCCGAAGGTAGCCTGCAACAGCTCGAATGA
- the murQ gene encoding N-acetylmuramic acid 6-phosphate etherase translates to MRSDVMDGENLNLGKLVSETRNPATMALDQLSTLEMMHAFNQEDRKVPEAIAQVLPAIAEAVDLATASLKEGGRLIYLGAGTSGRLGVLDASECPPTFGVPHGLVIGLIAGGPGALLKAVEGAEDDPALGEADLKALDLTAADMVIGLAASGRTPYVIGALRYARGVGCRTAAISCNPHSPIAQEAQVAISPVVGPEALTGSTRLKSGTAQKLILNMISTGVMVKLGKVYQNLMVDVKATNVKLLDRACRIVVEATGAERERARQALVQADNEVKPAILMLLANIDVEAARERLKQHNGYLREALIDG, encoded by the coding sequence ATGCGTTCAGATGTGATGGATGGCGAGAATCTTAATTTAGGGAAGCTGGTTTCCGAAACAAGAAATCCGGCAACGATGGCCTTGGATCAGCTCTCTACGCTGGAGATGATGCATGCGTTTAATCAGGAAGACCGGAAAGTGCCTGAAGCGATTGCGCAGGTTTTGCCCGCCATTGCCGAGGCTGTCGATCTGGCGACGGCATCACTGAAAGAAGGTGGGCGGCTAATCTATCTGGGTGCGGGGACCAGCGGCCGTTTGGGCGTGCTGGATGCCTCGGAATGTCCGCCGACGTTTGGCGTACCGCACGGGCTGGTTATTGGCCTGATCGCGGGTGGACCGGGCGCGCTGCTGAAAGCGGTTGAAGGTGCGGAAGACGATCCCGCACTCGGTGAAGCGGATTTGAAAGCGCTGGATTTAACCGCTGCGGATATGGTGATTGGCCTTGCGGCATCAGGGCGGACGCCGTATGTGATTGGCGCGCTGCGCTATGCGCGTGGCGTAGGTTGCCGGACGGCGGCGATTTCCTGCAATCCACATTCGCCTATCGCACAGGAGGCACAGGTGGCGATTTCTCCGGTGGTTGGCCCGGAAGCGTTAACGGGCTCGACGCGGCTGAAATCAGGAACCGCGCAAAAACTCATCCTGAATATGATTTCTACCGGCGTAATGGTTAAGCTGGGGAAGGTGTACCAGAATTTGATGGTTGATGTGAAGGCAACCAACGTGAAACTGTTGGACCGGGCTTGCCGCATTGTTGTTGAAGCGACGGGGGCCGAGCGGGAAAGGGCGCGGCAGGCGCTGGTGCAGGCGGATAATGAAGTGAAGCCTGCGATTCTGATGCTTCTGGCGAATATTGATGTGGAAGCGGCGCGTGAGCGCCTGAAACAGCACAACGGTTATCTGCGTGAGGCGCTGATTGACGGATAA
- the lapG gene encoding cysteine protease LapG, with amino-acid sequence MRLPGFRLSSYKLFFISCLLFLLAGSLRADWDFITINQRTEQLYGPATPDARRRIDEWQTLLVNSRNKEEKALLSSVNQFFNDRMLFRDDIVVWNQEDYWATPIEALRKGAGDCEDYALAKYFTLRHLGVPADKLRITYVKALRLNKAHMVVTYYPTPTSIPLVLDNLTDKIQPATERNDLVPVYAFNGGGLWLPGASGSNKRVGDSKRLSRWQDVLTKMRAEGFSIEE; translated from the coding sequence GTGCGGCTCCCCGGGTTCAGACTCTCCAGTTACAAGCTCTTCTTTATTAGCTGTCTGCTGTTTCTGCTGGCGGGTTCCCTACGTGCAGACTGGGATTTTATTACCATTAATCAGCGAACCGAGCAGCTTTATGGCCCGGCAACGCCCGATGCTCGCCGCCGAATAGATGAATGGCAGACGCTACTGGTCAATTCCCGTAATAAAGAGGAAAAGGCGCTGCTGAGCAGCGTGAACCAATTCTTCAATGACCGTATGCTGTTTCGCGATGATATCGTCGTCTGGAATCAGGAAGATTATTGGGCAACCCCGATTGAGGCACTGCGTAAAGGTGCTGGGGACTGTGAAGATTATGCGCTCGCCAAGTATTTTACGCTGCGCCATTTAGGCGTCCCGGCGGATAAATTGCGTATTACCTATGTTAAAGCCCTGCGTCTGAATAAGGCGCATATGGTGGTTACCTATTATCCCACGCCCACCTCAATTCCACTGGTGTTGGATAATCTGACTGACAAGATCCAACCGGCGACAGAGCGCAATGATTTAGTTCCGGTGTACGCCTTTAATGGCGGTGGGCTCTGGCTGCCCGGAGCCAGCGGCAGCAACAAACGCGTAGGTGACAGTAAACGACTTTCACGCTGGCAGGATGTATTAACCAAAATGCGTGCCGAAGGGTTTTCAATTGAGGAGTAA
- the lapD gene encoding cyclic di-GMP receptor LapD, with the protein MSLYKQLLIAICLFVLIIFSGSFFVSLENSREQYNNQLHSHAQDAATALGLSLTPNIDDPAMVELMVSSIFDSGYFSSIRVRDLKTGNVTLERTASPDIPDVPAWFVRLVNLQPGAGEAIVMRGWEQAAKVEVISHPMFAVTRLWRSSTASFLWLLGCGTLGVFIGALFLRRQLRPLDYIVDQSLAITRREFLSQPDLPNTPEFRRVAQAMNLMVSKLKTLFEEEAERSERLRQEAYQDPQTGLNNRRAFDMQFNDKLADEETAPGFLIMIRVQDLAGMNQRLGGQRTDALLASVGHILRNTQKQHTNAESLLARIRGGEFALFCPGLVDKEAYALIGELTRNIETLHLTGETDVSPVAQFGMVPFRPGDTAQSLFIQGDQALTRAESNTDTSAPHEIPSVSAEQVETDRHRWFNLLDPILEQERLQLFLQPVVACDDPSQVLHHKVLARIQDEQGNSIAAGRFLPWIQRFGWDTRLDQTMLREVLDYLRQHDGNLALSLSGTTVLNLHLLADLLAPLKHQPDVASRLILELDENQLPDSAKLEALIKLLNEHGCALGLQHFGGRFNMIGNLSQWGLAYLKVDGSYIRNIDQEDDKQMFIEALYRATNSIALPLIAERVETAGELKVLQEMGLQGAMGRLLGEPVPAVRV; encoded by the coding sequence ATGTCTCTATACAAACAATTACTGATAGCCATCTGCCTGTTTGTGCTAATTATTTTCAGCGGGAGCTTTTTCGTCAGCCTGGAAAATTCGCGTGAACAGTACAATAACCAGCTTCACTCTCACGCGCAGGATGCCGCCACCGCGCTTGGGCTTTCCCTTACGCCGAATATCGATGACCCTGCAATGGTGGAACTGATGGTCAGCTCGATTTTCGACAGCGGCTATTTTTCCAGTATTCGCGTGCGAGATTTAAAAACCGGCAACGTCACGCTGGAGCGTACCGCTTCGCCGGATATCCCTGACGTACCGGCCTGGTTTGTCCGGTTAGTGAACCTGCAACCCGGTGCAGGCGAAGCCATCGTGATGCGCGGCTGGGAACAGGCGGCAAAAGTTGAAGTCATCAGCCACCCGATGTTCGCGGTGACCCGCCTGTGGCGCAGTAGTACAGCATCTTTCCTGTGGCTGCTCGGCTGTGGCACGCTGGGCGTGTTTATCGGCGCGCTGTTCCTGCGCCGCCAGCTACGTCCGCTCGATTATATCGTCGATCAGTCGCTGGCGATTACCCGCCGTGAATTCCTTAGCCAGCCGGATTTACCCAATACGCCGGAATTCCGTCGCGTCGCACAGGCGATGAATCTGATGGTCAGCAAGCTCAAGACGCTGTTTGAAGAAGAGGCAGAACGAAGCGAGCGCTTACGTCAGGAAGCCTATCAGGATCCACAAACCGGATTAAATAATCGGCGCGCGTTTGACATGCAGTTCAACGATAAGCTGGCTGATGAGGAAACGGCACCCGGCTTCCTTATTATGATTCGCGTTCAGGATCTGGCGGGGATGAACCAGAGGCTGGGCGGCCAGCGTACCGATGCGCTGCTAGCCTCTGTCGGGCATATTCTGCGTAACACGCAAAAGCAGCATACCAATGCGGAAAGTCTTCTGGCACGTATCCGTGGGGGGGAATTTGCGCTGTTCTGCCCGGGGCTGGTCGATAAAGAAGCCTATGCGCTGATTGGCGAACTAACGCGTAATATCGAAACGTTGCATCTGACAGGCGAAACCGACGTTTCCCCTGTCGCCCAATTCGGCATGGTGCCTTTCCGCCCCGGCGACACCGCACAATCGCTGTTTATCCAGGGCGATCAGGCGCTCACGAGAGCCGAAAGCAATACCGATACCAGCGCCCCTCACGAGATTCCGTCCGTCAGTGCCGAACAGGTCGAAACCGATCGCCATAGATGGTTTAACCTGCTCGACCCTATCCTTGAACAGGAACGTTTGCAGCTTTTCCTGCAACCCGTCGTAGCGTGTGACGACCCCAGTCAGGTGCTGCATCACAAGGTGCTGGCTCGTATTCAGGATGAACAAGGAAACAGTATCGCCGCGGGCCGTTTCCTGCCGTGGATCCAGCGCTTCGGCTGGGATACGCGTCTGGACCAGACGATGCTGCGCGAAGTGCTGGACTACCTTCGCCAGCACGACGGCAATCTGGCGCTGAGCCTGTCCGGCACTACCGTCCTGAATCTTCATCTGCTCGCCGATCTGCTTGCTCCGCTAAAACATCAGCCGGATGTCGCCAGCCGACTGATTCTGGAGCTGGATGAAAACCAACTGCCAGACAGCGCCAAACTGGAAGCCTTAATCAAGCTATTGAATGAACATGGCTGTGCGCTGGGGCTACAGCATTTTGGCGGGCGCTTTAATATGATCGGCAACTTGTCCCAATGGGGGCTGGCTTATCTGAAAGTCGATGGCAGCTACATCCGTAATATCGATCAGGAAGACGATAAGCAAATGTTTATCGAAGCGTTGTATCGCGCCACCAACAGTATTGCCCTGCCGCTTATCGCCGAACGTGTTGAAACCGCAGGTGAGCTGAAAGTGCTTCAGGAGATGGGATTACAGGGCGCGATGGGACGGTTGCTGGGTGAACCGGTGCCAGCGGTCAGAGTCTGA